One Streptomyces mobaraensis NBRC 13819 = DSM 40847 DNA segment encodes these proteins:
- a CDS encoding PHP domain-containing protein: MDPVEALERIAFLLERDGAPTYRVQAFRTAAGVVAGMPADEVRRRSEAGSLTDRKGIGPKTAAVVAEALRGETPAYLERLEREADRPLTEGGAALRAALRGDCHLHSDWSDGGSPIDVMARAARDLGHEWAVLTDHSPRLTIARGLSADRLRQQLDVVAEVDEALGDGFRLLTGIECDILPDGSLDQEDELLDRLDVVVASVHSKLRMDAESMTRRLVAAVANPLVDVLGHCTGRLVGGKRPESAFDAELVFTACERFGTAVEINSRPDRLDPPRRLIRLALETGALFSIDSDAHAPGQLDWQVLGCARAEECGVPAERVITAWGCEELLAWARGR; the protein is encoded by the coding sequence ATGGACCCTGTGGAGGCACTGGAGCGGATCGCCTTCCTCCTGGAACGCGACGGGGCGCCGACCTACCGCGTCCAGGCGTTCCGGACGGCGGCCGGCGTGGTCGCCGGGATGCCCGCCGACGAGGTCCGCCGCCGGTCGGAGGCCGGGTCGCTCACCGACCGCAAGGGCATCGGGCCGAAGACGGCGGCCGTCGTCGCCGAGGCGCTGCGCGGTGAGACGCCCGCCTACCTGGAGCGCCTGGAGCGGGAGGCGGACCGGCCGCTCACCGAGGGCGGCGCGGCGCTCCGCGCGGCCCTGCGCGGCGACTGCCACCTGCACTCGGACTGGTCGGACGGCGGCAGCCCCATCGACGTCATGGCCCGCGCGGCCCGCGACCTCGGCCACGAGTGGGCCGTGCTCACCGACCACTCCCCCCGCCTGACCATCGCCCGCGGCCTGTCCGCCGACCGGCTGCGGCAGCAGCTCGACGTGGTCGCCGAGGTCGACGAGGCGCTCGGGGACGGCTTCCGGCTGCTCACCGGCATCGAGTGCGACATCCTCCCCGACGGCTCCCTCGACCAGGAGGACGAGCTCCTGGACCGGCTCGACGTGGTCGTCGCCTCCGTCCACTCCAAGCTGCGGATGGACGCCGAGAGCATGACCCGGCGGCTCGTCGCCGCCGTCGCCAACCCGCTCGTCGACGTCCTCGGGCACTGCACCGGCCGCCTCGTCGGCGGCAAACGCCCCGAGTCCGCCTTCGACGCCGAACTCGTCTTCACCGCCTGCGAACGCTTCGGCACCGCCGTGGAGATCAACAGCCGGCCCGACCGGCTGGACCCGCCTCGGCGGCTGATCCGGCTGGCCCTGGAGACGGGAGCGCTGTTCTCGATCGACAGCGACGCGCACGCGCCGGGACAGCTGGACTGGCAGGTGCTGGGGTGTGCGCGGGCGGAGGAGTGCGGGGTCCCGGCGGAGCGGGTGATCACGGCGTGGGGGTGCGAGGAGTTGCTCGCGTGGGCGCGGGGGAGGTAG
- the ligD gene encoding non-homologous end-joining DNA ligase: protein MPAAPGRQTVEIEGHRLSLSHLERVLFPATGQTKAHVLHYYARIAPAMLPHITGRPASFVRAPEGAAGESWIAKNPPPGAPDWVPRATVRHREGTSRQVVIDSVAALVAMVNLGAYEVHVPQWTAAAGRDAHDRVVLDLDPGPGTDLVVCCRVAERLRQLLDEDGLTAFPVVSGSKGLHLYAPIHPAPGRSVSAYAKGLATRLMNEHPGLVVVSMAKLERRGKVLIDWSQNASAKTTAAPYTVRVRGEREGVAAPVTWDEVGSCREPGDLGFGLEDVVGRVGELGDLLGPVAGDAVRGSLP from the coding sequence GTGCCCGCCGCACCCGGCCGCCAGACGGTGGAGATCGAGGGGCACCGGCTCTCCCTCTCCCACCTCGAACGGGTCCTCTTCCCCGCCACCGGCCAGACCAAGGCCCACGTCCTGCACTACTACGCGCGGATCGCCCCCGCGATGCTGCCGCACATCACCGGCCGCCCGGCGTCCTTCGTCCGGGCCCCGGAGGGCGCGGCGGGGGAGAGCTGGATCGCCAAGAACCCGCCGCCCGGCGCACCGGACTGGGTGCCGCGGGCCACGGTCCGGCACCGGGAGGGCACCAGCCGGCAGGTGGTGATCGACTCGGTCGCCGCGCTGGTCGCCATGGTCAACCTCGGCGCGTACGAGGTGCACGTGCCGCAGTGGACGGCCGCGGCCGGCCGTGACGCCCACGACCGCGTCGTCCTCGACCTGGACCCCGGCCCCGGCACCGACCTCGTCGTCTGCTGCCGCGTCGCCGAACGGCTGCGCCAGCTCCTCGACGAGGACGGCCTCACCGCCTTCCCGGTCGTCTCCGGCTCCAAGGGGCTCCACTTGTACGCCCCCATCCACCCGGCCCCCGGGCGTTCCGTCAGCGCCTACGCGAAGGGGCTCGCCACCCGGCTGATGAACGAGCATCCCGGACTGGTCGTCGTCTCCATGGCGAAGCTGGAACGGCGCGGGAAGGTGCTCATCGACTGGTCCCAGAACGCGAGCGCCAAGACGACGGCGGCGCCGTACACGGTGCGGGTGCGGGGCGAGCGGGAGGGGGTGGCGGCGCCGGTGACGTGGGACGAGGTGGGCTCCTGTCGGGAGCCTGGGGATTTGGGGTTCGGGCTGGAGGATGTGGTGGGGCGGGTGGGGGAGTTGGGGGATTTGCTGGGGCCGGTGGCGGGGGATGCGGTGCGGGGGTCGTTGCCGTGA
- a CDS encoding Ku protein, giving the protein MEETPEAEDVMAHAVWSGALTFGLVALPVQMFSATESHTIRFNQLQRGTSDRVRNKRVNERTGEEVPLTEIVKGYDMGDDYVVVEPGELEEIAPGRSKSLEISGFVDLDTIDPIYFDKTYYLGPKSKEYAKVYALLHEALSRSNRAGIATFVMRNREYLVAVKAEGDILTLHTLHWADEIRDPRTEIGTLPERAKVAERELATAVQLVEALSVDWDPETYHDTYQEKVLELVQAKRAGGTVEKSEPAPRSTNVIDLMGALQASIEKAKSGGGEAAEAAEGAEEGELRPPVQLKDAAEKRRTRQAAKKGAKKSATAELEGLSKTELYQRATDAGIPGRSSMSREELVKALASHAAEPSGGRRKKRVS; this is encoded by the coding sequence ATGGAGGAAACCCCCGAGGCGGAGGACGTCATGGCGCACGCGGTCTGGAGCGGAGCCCTCACCTTCGGACTGGTAGCCCTACCGGTCCAGATGTTCTCGGCCACCGAAAGCCACACCATCCGCTTCAACCAGCTCCAACGCGGCACCTCCGACCGCGTCCGCAACAAGCGCGTCAACGAGCGCACCGGCGAGGAAGTCCCCCTCACGGAGATCGTCAAGGGGTACGACATGGGGGACGACTACGTCGTCGTCGAACCCGGCGAGCTGGAGGAGATCGCCCCCGGCCGCTCCAAGTCGCTGGAGATCAGCGGGTTCGTGGACCTCGACACCATCGACCCCATCTACTTCGACAAGACGTACTACCTGGGCCCCAAGAGCAAGGAGTACGCCAAGGTCTACGCGCTGCTCCACGAGGCGCTGAGCCGGTCGAACCGGGCCGGGATCGCCACGTTCGTGATGCGCAACCGCGAGTACCTGGTCGCGGTGAAGGCCGAGGGCGACATCCTCACCCTGCACACCCTGCACTGGGCCGACGAGATCCGGGACCCCCGTACCGAGATCGGTACGCTCCCCGAGCGCGCCAAGGTCGCCGAGCGCGAACTGGCCACGGCCGTGCAGCTGGTGGAGGCGCTGAGCGTCGACTGGGACCCCGAGACGTACCACGACACGTATCAGGAGAAGGTCCTGGAACTCGTCCAGGCCAAGCGGGCCGGCGGCACGGTGGAGAAGAGCGAGCCGGCGCCGCGCTCGACCAACGTCATCGACCTGATGGGCGCCCTGCAGGCCAGCATCGAGAAGGCGAAGTCCGGCGGGGGCGAGGCCGCGGAAGCCGCTGAGGGCGCGGAGGAGGGCGAACTCCGGCCGCCCGTGCAGCTCAAGGACGCGGCGGAGAAGCGCCGCACCCGGCAGGCGGCCAAGAAGGGGGCGAAGAAGTCCGCCACGGCGGAGCTGGAGGGGCTGAGCAAGACGGAGCTCTACCAGCGGGCCACCGACGCCGGCATCCCGGGCCGCTCCTCGATGAGCCGCGAGGAACTGGTGAAGGCCCTGGCGTCGCACGCGGCGGAACCGTCCGGCGGCCGTCGCAAGAAGCGGGTCTCCTGA